The following proteins are encoded in a genomic region of Sulfurimonas sp. HSL3-7:
- a CDS encoding TolC family protein, translating into MRVLHDLKKLSVLCSLLLATAVTASGAETGSDQNATLLFETQQMSADEQKGAAASLEEYLSELKRRQFGYEYEKADQESSKLRDSWIQPVKISYSITRQNPYNEQGREEVENQNGAIAIDQPIFQSGGIIYGIKFANASREYANYSIDQQKRIMIKQAVDLLMQIKQSELSIAKQQLQIANSEINLEQKREQYLNGQLDSGFLNNAILEKNIAVQALYDLETGNEQLIAQFKKISDLDPKRAKIPFLALLDEGTFLARNIDLKLAESESEKNRYNKNVTLMKYLPAVNLQASYNWQKQQSNFVLPTGPTTIQSPETIYYRYGLSASMPLDINSYNDFEAAKVEYLKSQVVIDDKKRELKLLYEQVMQNLKKYDKKIALADDNRNLYEALLDETRGLFKAGYKTQYDVDTLSNSLEIEGINKKIYEIDKQLELLSLYEKVSSDL; encoded by the coding sequence ATGAGGGTTTTGCACGACTTGAAAAAGCTATCGGTACTCTGTAGTCTTCTTCTGGCTACCGCTGTAACGGCAAGCGGTGCAGAAACAGGCAGCGACCAGAACGCGACACTGCTCTTCGAGACCCAGCAGATGAGTGCCGATGAGCAGAAGGGGGCGGCTGCCTCCCTGGAGGAATACCTCTCCGAGCTTAAACGCCGACAGTTCGGCTACGAGTATGAAAAAGCGGACCAGGAGAGCTCAAAACTGCGCGACTCCTGGATCCAGCCGGTCAAGATCAGCTACAGCATTACGCGTCAGAACCCCTATAATGAGCAGGGGCGCGAAGAAGTTGAGAACCAGAATGGCGCGATTGCCATCGACCAGCCGATATTTCAGAGCGGCGGGATCATCTACGGTATCAAGTTCGCCAATGCATCGCGTGAGTATGCCAATTACAGTATCGACCAGCAGAAACGCATTATGATCAAACAGGCTGTCGACCTGTTGATGCAGATCAAGCAGTCGGAGCTGAGTATCGCAAAACAGCAGCTTCAGATCGCCAATTCCGAGATTAACCTTGAACAGAAACGCGAACAGTATCTTAACGGCCAGCTTGATTCGGGATTTCTGAACAATGCCATTCTCGAGAAAAACATCGCGGTGCAGGCACTGTATGACCTTGAGACGGGTAATGAACAGCTGATAGCACAGTTCAAAAAGATCAGCGACCTCGACCCCAAAAGAGCAAAGATTCCTTTTCTTGCACTGCTGGACGAAGGGACATTCCTGGCGCGGAACATCGACCTTAAACTGGCCGAAAGCGAGAGCGAGAAGAACCGTTACAACAAAAACGTGACACTGATGAAATATCTCCCTGCAGTGAACCTGCAGGCATCCTACAATTGGCAAAAGCAGCAGTCCAACTTTGTACTGCCTACCGGACCGACCACGATCCAGTCACCGGAAACGATCTACTATCGCTACGGACTGAGTGCTTCAATGCCCTTGGATATCAACAGCTACAATGACTTTGAAGCGGCAAAAGTCGAGTACCTGAAATCGCAAGTCGTCATTGATGACAAGAAACGCGAATTGAAACTGCTCTACGAGCAGGTGATGCAGAATCTGAAGAAGTACGACAAAAAGATCGCGCTGGCCGATGATAACCGGAACCTTTATGAAGCGCTGCTTGACGAGACCAGGGGACTTTTCAAAGCGGGATACAAAACGCAGTACGATGTCGACACCCTCTCGAACTCATTGGAGATCGAAGGGATTAATAAGAAGATCTACGAGATCGACAAACAGCTCGAACTTTTGAGCCTGTATGAAAAGGTGAGCAGTGACCTTTAG
- a CDS encoding SAM-dependent methyltransferase, whose protein sequence is MTFSNYMTQWLYGEQGYYATYRAIGKEGDFYTAVSASKFFGGTIAKHIISLVDEGFLANDATICEIGAHHGYFIADVIEFLYTLRPELLKSFSFVIVERFDALQEQQRNYLNTSFGDAISLSHVKSLSELHVENAFFIANEIFDAFPCELFFKGKTARVEEDGNVEFDVDDEWVSAKAAKYHKDRGEIAVGYEEFASEMASAAKTFEFMSFDYGEMMARPDFSLRVYDKHKVYPFFDEELNRKEAFGSTDITYDVTFEHVKDAYEEAGVTFIELKAQMTALVNMGILELLEMLQKNADEKIYKQELEKVKMLIMPDFLGERFKMIRFRKER, encoded by the coding sequence GTGACCTTTAGTAACTATATGACGCAGTGGCTCTATGGCGAACAGGGATACTATGCGACCTACCGCGCGATCGGTAAAGAAGGGGACTTCTATACGGCGGTCTCCGCCTCGAAGTTTTTCGGGGGCACCATTGCCAAGCATATTATTTCGCTGGTGGATGAGGGATTCCTGGCGAATGATGCCACTATCTGCGAGATCGGGGCGCACCACGGCTACTTCATTGCGGATGTGATCGAGTTCCTCTATACCCTCCGTCCCGAATTGCTTAAAAGTTTCAGCTTCGTCATCGTCGAGCGTTTTGATGCCCTGCAGGAGCAGCAGCGAAACTATCTTAACACCTCGTTCGGCGATGCGATCAGCCTTTCCCATGTCAAGAGCCTGAGTGAGCTGCATGTCGAGAATGCCTTTTTCATCGCCAATGAGATCTTCGATGCCTTTCCCTGCGAGCTCTTTTTCAAGGGAAAGACGGCGCGTGTCGAAGAGGACGGCAATGTCGAATTCGATGTGGATGACGAATGGGTCAGTGCAAAAGCCGCCAAATACCATAAAGACCGCGGTGAGATCGCGGTGGGCTATGAAGAGTTTGCCAGTGAGATGGCCTCTGCCGCCAAGACGTTTGAGTTTATGAGCTTCGACTACGGCGAGATGATGGCACGCCCCGACTTCTCGCTGCGCGTCTATGACAAGCATAAGGTCTACCCCTTCTTTGACGAGGAATTGAACCGCAAGGAGGCTTTCGGATCGACGGACATCACCTACGATGTCACCTTCGAGCATGTCAAGGATGCTTACGAAGAGGCGGGCGTGACCTTCATCGAACTCAAGGCGCAGATGACGGCGCTGGTCAACATGGGAATTCTGGAGCTGTTGGAGATGCTGCAGAAGAATGCGGATGAGAAGATCTACAAACAGGAGCTTGAAAAGGTCAAGATGCTTATTATGCCGGACTTCCTGGGTGAACGTTTCAAGATGATCCGTTTTAGAAAAGAGCGCTAA
- a CDS encoding ankyrin repeat domain-containing protein, translated as MRSILMLFIVTVLLYGDKVDGRTPLHNSVYYEDEPLTRSLIEKGADVNAENAAGLTPLHIAIKKRDLKMARILMENGADIDAQDNRGNTVLILAIKKHNLELVRFVVVNGADVNLANDDTVTPLHQAAFTGDVKVVDFLLKTGADPFVKNADGYTPLDFAEYKKNKAVANELKNYMGKKR; from the coding sequence ATGCGTTCGATCCTGATGCTGTTTATCGTTACTGTTTTGCTCTACGGTGACAAAGTAGACGGGCGTACGCCTCTTCACAACTCGGTTTATTATGAAGATGAACCGTTAACCCGTTCTCTGATCGAAAAGGGGGCTGATGTCAATGCTGAAAATGCAGCGGGTCTGACGCCGCTGCATATCGCCATAAAAAAGCGTGACCTGAAGATGGCCCGGATATTAATGGAGAACGGTGCCGATATCGATGCACAGGACAACAGAGGCAACACAGTGTTGATCCTGGCGATCAAAAAACATAATCTTGAACTGGTGCGTTTTGTTGTTGTCAACGGTGCCGATGTCAACCTGGCCAATGATGACACGGTCACACCGTTGCACCAGGCAGCATTCACCGGGGATGTAAAAGTGGTGGACTTTCTACTCAAAACAGGTGCTGATCCTTTTGTGAAAAATGCAGACGGTTACACACCGCTTGATTTTGCTGAATACAAAAAGAACAAAGCGGTGGCGAATGAATTAAAAAACTATATGGGAAAAAAAAGATGA
- the thiS gene encoding sulfur carrier protein ThiS: MTIIVNGQERTIEEGATLLELLKKLDLEEKVMAAAVNMQIVKQDQWGEHRLNDSDKLELLDFVGGG; this comes from the coding sequence ATGACGATCATTGTAAACGGGCAAGAGAGAACGATAGAAGAGGGTGCGACACTGTTGGAACTTTTGAAAAAACTTGACCTTGAGGAAAAGGTGATGGCTGCCGCTGTCAATATGCAGATCGTCAAACAGGACCAATGGGGTGAGCATCGCCTCAACGACAGTGATAAACTGGAACTTTTGGACTTTGTCGGCGGCGGTTAA
- the acpS gene encoding holo-ACP synthase, with the protein MIGIDLIKIDRMKKLIEKYDHKILDKFLSPQEIILVKNHRTAAGFWAAKEAASKALGCGIGAECGFHDITISKTAKGAPVLELSDKVKEQFSIRASALSITHDGDYAIAVVTHEKR; encoded by the coding sequence ATGATAGGAATCGATCTTATAAAAATCGATCGCATGAAAAAGCTGATCGAAAAATATGACCATAAAATTTTGGATAAGTTCTTATCGCCTCAAGAGATCATTCTGGTAAAAAACCACCGGACTGCCGCCGGGTTCTGGGCTGCAAAAGAGGCAGCTTCAAAAGCCCTGGGCTGCGGTATCGGAGCCGAATGCGGTTTTCACGACATCACGATCTCCAAAACCGCCAAAGGGGCCCCTGTTCTGGAACTTTCCGATAAGGTCAAAGAGCAATTCAGCATTCGGGCCTCTGCCCTCTCTATTACCCATGACGGCGACTATGCCATTGCCGTCGTCACCCATGAAAAGCGTTAA